In Triticum urartu cultivar G1812 chromosome 6, Tu2.1, whole genome shotgun sequence, the following proteins share a genomic window:
- the LOC125514037 gene encoding protein SIEL-like, which yields MARDICKEVRIEAFNALYKIQRVSEGVLLQSLSKKIIKTDTGSASSIKGKKLQPKLSFPSAACIFAHGVEDEFYHVRTVACKTLGALAKLSNQYAQKALDLLMDMMNDDTEAVRLQTLQALFDMVTYGCLSMQEKYMHMFLGILMDANVVVRNAARKILGPVNLPKLQMFKSALDGLIAGPKKNPEDQDIYGVLFSIGKNHGSFSANIAKHLAKEINMASDGELILDKPRIKALLMVSVSAAYDDKDKKLDIPTVIFSHAIPLFGMISCALTEDERDSLLSYLYRQAGMQFWEKKLVSAEGGDYECFSVETVGGTHAQVEMTEKTTKYLDEVVIKQSTRIILETVKGARVMIKPCSIGEVQSTLRYDLLYSVLSHATNLSYIDKHVKNENL from the exons ATGGCCAGGGACATCTGTAAAGAAGTAAGAATTGAAGCATTCAACGCACTTTACAAAATCCAGAGAGTATCTGAAGGTGTTTTGCTTCAGTCGCTGTCTAAGAAGATCATAAAAACTGACACTGGGAGTGCCTCTAGCATCAAAGGGAAAAAACTACAACCTAAATTATCATTCCCTAGTGCTGCTTGCATATTTGCGCATGGTGTTGAAGATGAATTCTATCAC GTCCGAACAGTTGCATGTAAAACGTTGGGAGCTCTTGCAAAGCTTTCAAACCAATATGCACAGAAGGCCTTGGACTTGTTGATGGACATGATGAATGATGATACAGAAGCAGTTAGACTGCAAACTTTGCAGGCACTTTTTGATATGGTAACATATGGATGTTTGAGCATGCAGGAGAAGTACATGCACATG TTCCTTGGCATATTGATGGATGCCAATGTTGTAGTTCGAAATGCAGCACGCAAGATCCTAGGGCCAGTGAATCTGCCTAAACTTCAAATGTTTAAATCTGCACTTGATGGTCTCATTGCAGGTCCGAAGAAAAATCCGGAG GATCAAGATATATATGGCGTTCTGTTTTCCATTGGCAAGAATCATGGGAGCTTTTCAGCCAATATAGCCAAACAtttagccaaagag ATCAATATGGCATCTGATGGAGAGCTGATCTTGGATAAACCTAGAATCAAAGCATTGTTAATGGTTTCTGTCTCGGCTGCTTATGATGATAAAGACAAAAAACTGGATATACCCACAGTTATATTTTCACATGCAATTCCCCTATTTGGGATGATCTCGTGTGCACTAACCGAAGATGAACGAGATTCACTCTTATCCTATTTGTATCGTCAAGCTGGAATGCAGTTTTGGGAAAAGAAGTTAGTGTCTGCAGAAGGTGGAGATTATGAATGTTTCAGTGTTGAAACTGTGGGAGGAACTCATGCACAGGTAGAAATGACTGAAAAAACAACCAAGTACTTAGATGAAGTCGTGATAAAGCAATCGACAAGGATCATATTAGAAACAGTTAAAGGAGCCCGGGTTATGATAAAGCCGTGCAGTATAGGAGAAGTTCAAAGTACTCTAAGGTATGACTTACTATATTCCGTTCTTTCCCATGCAACCAATCTTTCATATATAGATAAGCATGTAAAAAACGAAAATTTGTAG